One Streptomyces sp. NBC_00223 genomic window carries:
- a CDS encoding ABC transporter ATP-binding protein: protein MAVHPSTTARGAQPSYEPGVRGLLRFAAERRAALFGAFLLVLVADAATLAQPLVTGRLLDAVVGGRQIRWIILLLVAIFVVGAVLTGVGGYVLSRTGEAVVRDLRIRLGAHLLYLRIAEHDQRRSGDLLSRASGDTMLLRSIVTSGPVAAITGAITLVASLVLMGMVDVTLLGVTAATMAVSFGVVFTILPRVKPAAMQTQASIGRLIAVLDRALRAIRTVKASRAEDRELREIEEQAQSAYAGGLKLSLIQSQITPAITLGVHGSFLVVLGLGGGQVATGHLTISQLITFLLYLTTLAVPLVSVGQLMSDLQRGLVSFNRVNEILNLPLEQEIGAPAREPETVAHTAGHGGAAEIVFEGVEFGYLERRILNGVSLRIAPGSHTAIVGPSGAGKSTVLALVERFYEADAGRVLVDGLDVTEVPLNGLRRMIAYVEQETPVLAGTVGANIRYACPDADDAEVAAVVARVGLTGLVERLPDGLDTDVGDAGVLMSGGERQRIAIARALLGAPRVLLLDEATSQLDALNELAMRDTVRSVAGPQCTVVTVAHRLSTVVEADQIIVLSGGRIAGSGTHHELLADNEVYRELVQGQLLSDTAPPDGTGVPDDLDSLEAFDADEPEVLAAGADALEQWRRAQRGNPGMRWLDL from the coding sequence ATGGCCGTACACCCCTCGACAACCGCGCGCGGCGCGCAGCCCTCGTACGAGCCGGGGGTGCGCGGTCTGCTGCGCTTCGCGGCCGAGCGCAGGGCCGCGCTGTTCGGCGCGTTCCTTCTGGTACTGGTCGCCGACGCCGCGACCCTGGCCCAACCCCTGGTCACCGGGCGGCTGTTGGACGCGGTCGTGGGCGGGCGGCAGATCCGCTGGATCATTCTGCTGCTCGTGGCGATCTTCGTGGTCGGCGCGGTGCTGACCGGGGTCGGCGGCTATGTGCTCAGCCGGACCGGTGAGGCGGTCGTCCGCGATCTGCGCATCCGGCTCGGCGCGCATCTGCTCTATCTGCGGATCGCCGAGCACGACCAGCGGCGTTCGGGCGATCTGCTCTCCCGGGCCAGCGGCGACACCATGCTGCTGCGGTCCATCGTCACGTCGGGCCCGGTCGCCGCGATCACCGGGGCCATCACGCTGGTCGCCTCGCTGGTGCTGATGGGCATGGTGGACGTGACGCTGCTCGGCGTCACCGCGGCCACCATGGCGGTCAGTTTCGGCGTGGTCTTCACCATCCTGCCGCGGGTCAAGCCGGCCGCGATGCAGACGCAGGCGAGTATCGGCCGGCTGATCGCCGTCCTGGACCGCGCGCTGCGGGCGATCCGCACGGTCAAGGCGAGCCGTGCCGAGGACCGCGAACTGCGCGAGATCGAGGAGCAGGCCCAGAGCGCGTACGCGGGCGGGCTGAAACTCTCCCTGATCCAGTCGCAGATCACCCCCGCGATCACCCTCGGCGTCCACGGTTCCTTCCTGGTCGTCCTCGGTCTGGGCGGCGGGCAGGTGGCCACCGGGCATCTGACGATCTCCCAACTGATCACCTTCCTGCTGTACTTGACGACGCTGGCGGTGCCGCTGGTGAGCGTCGGGCAGCTGATGTCGGACCTCCAGCGCGGTCTGGTCTCCTTCAACCGGGTCAACGAGATCCTCAACCTCCCGCTGGAGCAGGAGATCGGCGCGCCCGCGCGTGAACCGGAGACCGTGGCGCACACCGCGGGCCACGGCGGCGCCGCCGAAATCGTCTTCGAGGGCGTCGAGTTCGGCTATCTGGAGCGCCGGATACTCAACGGCGTCAGCCTCCGGATCGCGCCCGGCAGCCACACCGCGATCGTCGGTCCCTCGGGCGCGGGCAAGTCCACCGTGCTGGCCCTGGTCGAGCGCTTCTACGAGGCGGACGCCGGCCGGGTGCTGGTCGACGGGCTCGATGTGACCGAGGTCCCGCTCAACGGACTGCGCCGGATGATCGCCTACGTCGAGCAGGAGACACCCGTGCTGGCCGGCACGGTCGGCGCGAACATCCGCTACGCCTGCCCGGACGCCGACGACGCCGAGGTGGCCGCCGTGGTGGCCAGGGTCGGGCTGACCGGCCTGGTCGAACGGCTCCCGGACGGACTGGACACCGACGTCGGCGACGCCGGCGTGCTGATGTCGGGCGGTGAGCGTCAGCGGATCGCCATCGCCCGCGCGCTGCTCGGCGCCCCCCGTGTCCTGCTGCTCGACGAGGCCACCTCGCAGCTCGACGCGCTCAACGAACTGGCGATGCGCGACACCGTACGCAGTGTCGCGGGCCCGCAGTGCACGGTCGTCACGGTCGCGCACCGGCTGTCCACGGTGGTCGAGGCCGATCAGATCATCGTGCTGTCCGGCGGCCGGATCGCGGGCAGCGGCACCCACCATGAACTGCTCGCCGACAACGAGGTCTACCGGGAGCTGGTCCAGGGCCAGTTGCTCTCCGACACGGCGCCGCCGGACGGTACGGGCGTACCGGACGACCTGGACTCCCTGGAAGCCTTCGACGCCGATGAGCCCGAAGTGCTCGCGGCGGGCGCGGACGCGCTCGAACAGTGGCGCCGGGCCCAGCGCGGCAACCCGGGGATGCGCTGGCTCGACCTCTGA
- a CDS encoding radical SAM/SPASM domain-containing protein, whose protein sequence is MHLAEYLALRPVPAAGVVLSLTGRCTLRCAHCSTDSTGAGTDLPAGELVRFAAGFGSRAAGRDAVGVCAPAGARASDNAPVPPVPPAVALLTGGEPLLRPRLVRELADLCRESGTATFLLTGMFYARAARVPAPVAAALDAVDHVSASLDRFHEAEVPREAVFRALRELLDRGKDVSLHLLASDGDDPYPDETAAAVRREFGDRVPMLVGRLAPVGRARTLLFAARGRTPDLPAPASDAGPCAMAAWPVVGPDGTVTACCNQDVLDLRPVPPHLLLGHVGRDDWSEIRSRTLGSPALRAIRTLGAGSCARCRELRGTEPRTDALAAVLEGPVRQLQARAGAAGFARRYGSARHADLVLLGAAADPGAAPCAG, encoded by the coding sequence ATGCATCTGGCGGAGTACCTGGCGCTGCGGCCGGTTCCGGCGGCGGGCGTCGTCCTGTCGCTGACAGGGCGCTGCACCTTGCGCTGCGCGCACTGCTCGACGGACTCCACGGGGGCGGGTACGGACCTTCCGGCGGGTGAACTGGTCCGCTTCGCGGCGGGGTTCGGGTCCCGGGCGGCCGGGCGCGACGCCGTCGGCGTATGTGCTCCGGCGGGTGCCCGGGCTTCCGACAACGCGCCCGTGCCGCCTGTGCCGCCCGCCGTCGCCCTGCTCACCGGGGGCGAACCGCTGCTGCGGCCCCGCCTGGTCCGTGAACTGGCCGACCTCTGCCGGGAGTCCGGCACCGCCACTTTTCTGCTCACCGGCATGTTCTACGCCCGGGCCGCCCGCGTACCGGCCCCCGTCGCCGCCGCGCTCGACGCGGTCGACCATGTGTCGGCCAGCCTGGACCGCTTCCACGAGGCCGAGGTGCCCAGGGAGGCGGTCTTCCGCGCGCTGCGGGAGCTGCTGGACCGGGGCAAGGACGTCAGCCTCCATCTGCTGGCCTCGGACGGCGACGACCCCTACCCGGACGAGACGGCGGCCGCGGTGCGGCGCGAGTTCGGCGACCGGGTTCCCATGCTGGTCGGGCGGCTGGCCCCGGTGGGCCGGGCCCGTACGCTGCTGTTCGCCGCACGGGGGCGAACGCCGGACCTGCCCGCTCCGGCCTCCGACGCCGGGCCCTGCGCGATGGCCGCGTGGCCCGTCGTCGGACCGGACGGCACGGTCACCGCGTGCTGCAACCAGGACGTGCTCGATCTGCGGCCGGTGCCCCCGCACCTCCTGCTCGGGCACGTCGGGCGCGACGACTGGTCGGAGATCCGCTCCCGTACGCTCGGCTCCCCCGCGCTGCGGGCGATTCGCACCCTCGGCGCCGGGTCCTGCGCCCGCTGCCGCGAACTGCGCGGTACGGAGCCGCGGACCGACGCGCTGGCGGCCGTACTGGAGGGCCCGGTACGGCAGTTGCAGGCACGCGCGGGGGCGGCCGGGTTCGCCCGGCGGTACGGGTCGGCCCGTCACGCCGACCTCGTTCTGCTCGGCGCCGCCGCCGACCCGGGGGCGGCGCCGTGCGCCGGCTGA